A single Musa acuminata AAA Group cultivar baxijiao chromosome BXJ2-1, Cavendish_Baxijiao_AAA, whole genome shotgun sequence DNA region contains:
- the LOC135598909 gene encoding cytochrome P450 78A5-like — MSSPWVDASSLLLFLPKTAFSPILAVALIAFSLLWFCPGGLAWALSRAHSCTIRGPSGFVLALAGTASHRVLKRLADTLEALDLMAFSVGFTRFVVASRPETAKEILNSSAFADRPIKESAYGLLFHRAMGFAPFGDYWRNLRRISATYLFSPRRIAAFGERRRDIGQQMLADVQDHMAMNGVVEMKKVLHFASLNNVMISVFGKRFDYSKGEGLELESLVKEGYELLGVFNWADHFPLLGWLDLQGVRKRCRALVKRVNAFVGSIMEEHRKRRVCGDVVDGEGDFVDVLLGMEEEEKLSDADMVAVLWEMIFRGTDTVAILLEWIMARMVLHPDIQSKAQSEIDEIVGVSRSVCDADVASLPYLHAIVKESLRLHPPGPLLSWARLAVHDVHVGDHFIPAGTTAMVNMWAITHDESIWAEPNEFMPERFIREDVSVLGSDLRLAPFGAGRRVCPGKAMGLATIHLWLAQLLQSYKWVPTEGGVDLSECLKMSLEMEKPLACKAVPRW; from the exons ATGTCGTCGCCCTGGGTGGACGCTTCCTCCCTCCTCCTTTTTCTCCCTAAAACCGCGTTTTCCCCGATCCTCGCCGTGGCCCTCATTGCCTTCTCCCTCCTATGGTTCTGCCCCGGCGGGCTTGCGTGGGCCCTCTCCAGGGCTCATTCATGCACCATCCGCGGCCCCTCCGGTTTCGTCCTCGCTCTCGCTGGCACCGCTTCCCACCGGGTGCTCAAGAGGCTTGCTGACACGCTAGAAGCCTTGGACTTGATGGCCTTCTCGGTGGGATTCACCCGGTTCGTCGTGGCGAGCCGTCCCGAGACGGCGAAGGAGATCCTCAACAGCTCGGCCTTCGCCGACCGCCCGATCAAAGAGTCCGCCTACGGGCTCCTCTTCCATCGCGCCATGGGGTTCGCTCCGTTCGGCGATTACTGGAGGAATCTGAGGAGGATCTCCGCCACCTACTTGTTTAGCCCTCGCCGTATCGCCGCGTTTGGCGAGCGACGGAGGGACATCGGCCAGCAAATGCTGGCGGACGTCCAGGACCATATGGCCATGAATGGCGTGGTGGAGATGAAGAAAGTCCTGCACTTTGCGTCTCTGAACAACGTCATGATCAGCGTTTTCGGGAAAAGATTTGATTACTCCAAGGGTGAGGGGTTGGAGTTGGAGTCCCTGGTCAAGGAAGGGTACGAGCTGCTCGGCGTCTTCAATTGGGCTGATCACTTTCCTTTGTTAGGGTGGTTGGACTTGCAAGGGGTGAGGAAGAGGTGCAGGGCTTTAGTGAAGAGGGTAAACGCCTTCGTCGGGAGCATCATGGAAGAGCACAGGAAGAGGAGAGTTTGTGGTGATGTGGTGGATGGTGAGGGTGACTTTGTGGATGTCCTCCTTGGcatggaagaggaggagaagctttCTGACGCCGACATGGTTGCTGTTCTCTGG GAAATGATCTTTAGAGGAACTGACACAGTAGCCATCCTCTTGGAGTGGATAATGGCCAGAATGGTTCTGCACCCTGACATCCAATCCAAAGCGCAATCCGAAATCGATGAAATCGTGGGAGTATCCCGTTCTGTTTGTGATGCTGATGTCGCGAGCCTTCCGTACCTCCACGCCATCGTGAAAGAATCTCTCAGGCTGCACCCACCTGGTCCGCTCCTCTCCTGGGCTCGCCTTGCGGTACACGATGTCCACGTCGGGGATCACTTCATCCCCGCCGGCACCACCGCGATGGTGAACATGTGGGCGATAACTCACGATGAATCCATCTGGGCGGAGCCTAATGAGTTCATGCCGGAGCGCTTCATCAGGGAGGACGTCAGCGTTCTGGGCTCCGACCTGAGGTTAGCGCCATTTGGTGCAGGGAGGAGGGTTTGCCCAGGGAAGGCCATGGGATTAGCTACTATTCATCTTTGGCTGGCTCAGCTGCTTCAGAGCTACAAATGGGTGCCAACAGAGGGTGGTGTGGATCTGTCGGAGTGCTTGAAGATGTCACTTGAGATGGAGAAGCCTTTGGCCTGCAAAGCTGTTCCAAGGTGGTGA
- the LOC135598101 gene encoding protein DROOPING LEAF-like, giving the protein MDYSVSPTEHICYVRCSYCNTVLKVGVPSKRMIDTVTVRCGHCDHLSFLCPSDHQMALQETCTDYIRGIPLSLPPPPPSSSSSLREQIIQKPPFVTKPPEKKHRMPSAYNRFMREEIQRIKAAKPDIPHREAFSKASKNWARCDPRRSTSVSISGAKSKPASVPQVIKESSCPIVESSSIYKQMEQKE; this is encoded by the exons ATGGACTACTCGGTCTCTCCCACTGAGCACATCTGCTACGTGCGTTGCAGCTATTGCAACACAGTTCTTAAG GTTGGCGTCCCATCCAAGAGGATGATAGACACAGTAACCGTGAGATGCGGTCACTGCGACCATCTCTCCTTCCTCTGCCCCAGTGACCATCAGATGGCTCTTCAG GAGACTTGCACTGATTACATCAGGGGCATACCGTTGTcgttgccgccgccaccaccatcatcatcatcatcattaagaGAACAAATAATCCAAAAACCACCATTTGTCACGAAAC CTCCTGAGAAGAAACACAGAATGCCTTCAGCCTATAATCGCTTCATGAG AGAGGAAATACAGCGAATTAAAGCAGCAAAACCTGATATTCCACACCGAGAAGCTTTCAGCAAGGCCTCGAAGAAC TGGGCTAGGTGTGATCCTCGTCGGTCGACCTCGGTTTCGATCTCTGGTGCTAAGAGTAAGCCGGCTTCTGTTCCTCAAGTG ATAAAGGAAAGCAGTTGCCCTATAGTGGAAAGCTCCAGCATTTACAAGCAAATGGAGCAGAAGGAATAG
- the LOC135598911 gene encoding uncharacterized protein LOC135598911 has product MEEIDARLRQEKVKKFEDFVDRRLKPDLVKAIAQRDKVFQQQKVFSDLKTNIESLEKNGVTRLRSMVNLGSEVYVQADVPDTRRIFVDIGLGFHVEFTWSEALEFISVREARLARQIDEYTHLIANIKAQIKMVCEGIRELLQIPAE; this is encoded by the exons ATGGAGGAGATCGATGCGCGTCTGCGGCAAGAGAAGGTGAAGAAGTTCGAGGACTTCGTCGACCGCCGCCTGAAGCCCGACTTAGTTAAAGCCATCGCTCAGCG AGATAAGGTGTTCCAGCAACAGAAGGTCTT CTCCGATTTGAAGACGAACATTGAGAGCTTGGAGAAGAATGGGGTGACCCGTCTTCGTTCCATGGTCAATCTTGGCTCCGAAGTCTACGTGCAAGCGGATGT ACCTGACACCCGCCGCATATTTGTAGATATAGGGTTGGGATTTCATGTTGAGTTCACTTGGTCGGAAGCACTTGAATTCATATCAGTGAGGGAAGCAAGATTAGCCAG ACAAATAGATGAGTACACTCACCTGATTGCAAACATCAAAGCGCAGATCAAGATG GTATGTGAAGGTATTCGAGAGTTGCTTCAGATACCAGCAGAATGA
- the LOC103996578 gene encoding uncharacterized protein LOC103996578, whose product MGEAIKILRTSFHAFFLSYHTFISTAALLVFPYSIATLLSQSSSSSSSPPYLLPAISSRLWLLFEASGFPSSHFFALLNVKLSQAAFSFVAALPLGATSLILAKASVFQTIHGKLPSLASLLRLYPSLVLTYLCNSFLVLAANAAVLSLLFLAFNAADVLDLASSSLTLAISVAGVILYSLVLAHALITCNMATIISAAENTGGYLCILEALVLVHGKMATAITLALPASLGAAAMEALFHCRVIRPYSESGGKLQPLAILEAVSIAYSYSLLLVFDTIITCNFVKSCKSEEKDDVHV is encoded by the coding sequence ATGGGAGAGGCCATCAAGATCTTAAGGACCTCCTTCCATGCCTTCTTCTTGAGCTACCACACCTTCATCTCCACCGCTGCACTCCTCGTCTTCCCCTACTCCATTGCCACTCTTCTCTctcagtcttcttcttcttcttcttctcctccttatcTTCTACCGGCGATCTCTTCCCGCCTTTGGCTGCTCTTCGAAGCTTCCGGCTTTCCCTCCTCGCACTTCTTCGCCCTCCTCAACGTCAAGCTCTCGCAGGCCGCCTTCTCCTTCGTCGCCGCTCTCCCCCTCGGCGCCACCTCGTTGATCCTAGCAAAAGCATCGGTGTTTCAGACGATCCACGGCAAACTGCCTTCGCTCGCTTCGCTCCTCCGTCTCTACCCCTCTCTTGTGCTCACGTACCTCTGCAACTCCTTCCTCGTTCTCGCCGCCAACGCTGCCGTCTTGTCCCTCCTCTTCTTGGCCTTCAACGCCGCGGACGTCCTCGACCTCGCGTCGAGCAGCCTCACGCTGGCCATTTCCGTCGCAGGCGTCATTCTCTACTCGTTGGTGCTCGCCCATGCTCTCATCACATGCAACATGGCGACGATCATCTCTGCCGCCGAGAACACCGGAGGGTACCTGTGCATCCTCGAGGCCCTTGTGCTGGTCCATGGGAAGATGGCCACCGCCATCACTCTGGCTCTGCCTGCGAGTCTCGGAGCGGCCGCCATGGAAGCTCTCTTCCATTGTAGAGTCATTAGGCCATACTCTGAGTCCGGTGGGAAGCTGCAACCATTGGCCATTTTGGAGGCTGTGTCCATCGCCTACTCGTACTCCCTCCTCCTGGTCTTTGATACCATCATTACCTGCAATTTTGTGAAGAGCTGCAAGTCGGAAGAGAAAGATGATGTGCACGTTTGA
- the LOC103996586 gene encoding glutaredoxin-like: MALEKAKETVSSNPVVVFSKTFCPFCVRVKKLLDQLGARYKAIELDVESDGSDIQAALAEWTGQRTVPNVFIGGKHIGGCDDTLAKHQQGKLEPLLIEAGALANAA; the protein is encoded by the exons ATGGCTCTCGAAAAGGCTAAGGAAACCGTTTCCTCCAACCCTGTCGTGGTCTTCAG CAAGACATTCTGCCCATTCTGCGTAAGGGTGAAGAAGTTGCTAGATCAGTTGGGGGCCAGGTACAAGGCAATTGAGTTGGATGTTGAGA GTGATGGATCTGATATCCAAGCAGCACTGGCAGAATGGACTGGTCAGAGGACTGTTCCAAATGTTTTTATTGGGGGGAAACATATTGGTGGCTGTGATG ATACCCTGGCAAAGCATCAACAAGGTAAACTGGAACCTCTGCTAATTGAGGCTGGTGCCCTTGCCAATGCAGCATAG
- the LOC135598910 gene encoding COBRA-like protein 1 produces the protein MGTDLSSSTFAVTGSMGKLATFALFLFVLVLSSLIPSTEAYDSLDPNGNITIKWDIMQWTPDGYVAVVTIFNFQQYRHIQAPGWILGWTWAKKEVIWSMVGAQTTEQGDCSRFKGNTPHCCKKDPTVVDLLPGTPYNQQIANCCKGGVINSWVQDPANAVSSFQVSVGAAGTTNKTVRVPKNFTLRAPGPGYTCGIAKIVKPTKFVTQDGRRTTQALMTWNVTCTYSQFLAQKTPTCCVSLSSFYNDTIVNCPTCTCGCQNNATQPGSCVEGDSPYLASVINGPGKNSFTPLVQCTSHMCPVRVHWHVKLNYKEYWRVKIAITNFNYRMNYTQWNLVIQHPNLDNLTQLFSFNYKSLTPYGGINDTAMLWGVKYYNDFLMEAGPYGNVQSELLFRKDPSTFTFEKGWAFPRRVYFNGDNCVMPPPDSYPWLPNAATRLTSTMMMALFAALAWLLIYV, from the exons ATGGGGACGGATCTGAGCTCCTCCACATTCGCCGTCACCGGATCCATGGGAAAGCTCGCGACTTTCGCCCTCTTCCTGTTCGTTCTAGTCTTGTCCTCTCTGATTCCATCCACAG AAGCTTATGATTCGTTGGACCCCAATGGAAATATAACAATCAAATGGGACATAATGCAGTGGACACCGGATGGTTATGTT GCGGTCGTTACGATATTCAATTTCCAGCAATATCGTCACATTCAAGCACCCGGATGGATTCTTGGGTGGACCTGGGCAAAGAAGGAGGTCATCTGGTCAATGGTAGGAGCCCAGACCACAGAGCAGGGTGATTGCTCAAGATTCAAGGGGAACACTCCACATTGCTGTAAGAAAGATCCGACAGTTGTTGATCTACTTCCTGGAACACCATATAACCAGCAAATCGCCAATTGTTGCAAAGGAGGGGTGATTAATTCATGGGTGCAAGATCCAGCCAATGCTGTAAGTTCATTCCAGGTCAGTGTTGGTGCAGCGGGGACCACCAACAAGACTGTCCGTGTGCCCAAGAACTTTACCCTGAGGGCACCAGGACCTGGATATACATGTGGAATAGCCAAGATTGTGAAGCCTACTAAATTTGTTACACAAGATGGAAGGAGAACAACTCAAGCTCTTA TGACATGGAATGTTACATGTACATATTCCCAATTTCTCGCTCAGAAGACTCCTACTTGCTGCGTATCCCTTTCATCCTTCTACAATGACACAATTGTTAACTGTCCGACGTGCACATGTGGTTGTCAAAATAATGCAACTCAACCAGGAAGCTGCGTGGA AGGAGATTCGCCTTATTTAGCCTCTGTCATCAACGGTCCTGGCAAAAACAGCTTCACACCATTGGTCCAGTGCACATCACATATGTGCCCAGTAAGGGTCCATTGGCATGTCAAACTAAACTACAAGGAGTACTGGCGTGTGAAGATTGCAATAACAAATTTCAACTACCGGATGAATTATACACAGTGGAACCTTGTTATCCAGCATCCGAACTTAGACAATCTCACTCAACTTTTTAGTTTCAATTACAAGTCATTGACGCCGTACGGAGGCATAA ATGATACTGCAATGCTATGGGGTGTCAAGTACTATAATGACTTCCTCATGGAAGCCGGACCTTATGGAAATGTGCAGTCGGAACTTCTATTCCGGAAGGACCCATCAACTTTTACCTTCGAGAAGGGGTGGGCCTTTCCACGGCGCGTATACTTCAATGGTGACAACTGTGTCATGCCTCCCCCAGATTCGTATCCATGGTTACCGAATGCCGCCACGCGGTTGACAAGCACCATGATGATGGCCCTTTTTGCTGCTTTGGCTTGGTTGCTAATTTATGTCTAG